A single region of the Acidobacteriota bacterium genome encodes:
- a CDS encoding response regulator: MTGTKAGRKIVVADDDPIVLKFLAALLTDSGYEVTTAEDGEKALQRIREAQPDLVIMDLVMPYHDGFEITRSLRNSPATRQLPIIVLSMKDRESDVLRCFELGADDYIRKPFNALELLARVKKILDRRPAGA; encoded by the coding sequence ATGACGGGCACGAAGGCGGGGAGGAAGATCGTCGTCGCCGACGACGATCCCATCGTCCTCAAGTTCCTCGCGGCGCTCCTCACCGACTCCGGCTACGAGGTCACCACGGCGGAGGACGGCGAGAAGGCGCTTCAGCGCATTCGCGAGGCTCAGCCCGATCTCGTGATCATGGACCTCGTCATGCCCTACCACGACGGCTTCGAGATCACGCGGAGCCTCAGGAACAGCCCGGCCACGCGTCAGCTCCCCATCATCGTCCTGTCGATGAAAGACCGGGAGTCCGACGTGCTCCGCTGCTTCGAGCTGGGCGCCGACGACTACATCCGGAAGCCCTTCAACGCCCTGGAGCTCCTGGCGCGCGTGAAGAAGATCCTCGACCGGCGCCCCGCCGGCGCATGA